A genomic region of Nostoc sp. UHCC 0702 contains the following coding sequences:
- a CDS encoding VOC family protein yields the protein MHHASIRTANIHRAIAFYEILGFTVCERFTTGYTLACWMEGLGGRIELIQIPEPKPAPDAFADEHYVGYYHLSFDLTEITADLPSWLTNIKERVGLVAKSQPEQLQPLKVLLEPTQQQIGDRIWEVAFIADADGLPLEFIRLLAKLG from the coding sequence ATGCACCACGCCTCTATTCGGACTGCAAATATTCATCGGGCGATCGCTTTCTATGAAATACTGGGGTTTACAGTTTGTGAACGCTTCACCACAGGCTACACCCTAGCTTGTTGGATGGAAGGATTAGGCGGCAGAATTGAACTGATCCAAATTCCCGAACCAAAACCAGCCCCAGATGCATTTGCAGACGAACACTACGTGGGATACTATCATCTGTCATTTGATTTAACTGAAATTACAGCAGATTTACCTAGTTGGTTGACAAATATCAAAGAACGTGTAGGGTTAGTGGCAAAAAGTCAACCAGAACAATTACAACCCCTAAAAGTGCTTTTAGAACCCACACAGCAGCAAATAGGCGATCGCATTTGGGAAGTAGCCTTCATCGCAGACGCTGATGGTTTACCTTTAGAATTCATCCGACTTTTAGCTAAACTCGGCTAA
- a CDS encoding FG-GAP repeat protein, producing the protein MVNAVLNLSELDGSNGFVINGINAGDNSGTSVSSAGDINGDGIDDLIIGADRADPNGQYDAGSSYVVFGSSSGFAASFNLSSLNGSNGFVINGIDFFDYLGFSVSSALDINGDGFDDVIIGAPGANPRGGFNGGSSYIVFGSSSGFASSLNLSDLNGSNGFVINGIDDNSPFLGISVSSAGDINGDGIDDLIIGADRADPNGQQRAGSSYVVFGSSSGFAASLDLSSLNGSNGFVINGIDAGDYLGSSVSSAGDINGDGFDDLIIGVRGADPNGQQRAGSSYVVFGSSNGFAASLDLSSLDGSNGFVINGINTGDYLGSVSSALDFNGDGIDDLIIGASGTDPNRQQRAGSSYVVFGSSNGFGASLDLSSLDGSNGFVINGIDADDFSGSSVSSAGDINGDGFDDLIIGARGADPNGQDRAGESYVVFGFAAPTPTNRPPVVVNDTATTNEATSVNISVLANDSDPDSNALTVTSVNSRAVTVGTPITLSSGALVTLNADGTLTYDPNVKFETLAVDETATDSFTYTVSDGSFTSIATVNLTINGVNDAPSVVSAVFNLSTLNGSNGFVIKDIDAVKLDLPLSSAGDINGDGFDDLIIGVPKGYIFEGPYNYSFIAAKSYVLFGSSSGFSSSFNLSTLNGSNGFVINGIDAYNSSYISVSGALDINGDGFDDLIIGVRDADPNGQDSAGSSYVVFGNGSSFDASLDLSSLDGSNGFVINGIDAFDFSGSSVSSAGDFNGDGIDDLIIGAYRADPNGQRDAGSSYVVFGTSSSFSASLDLSSLDGSNGFVINGINVGDFSGSSVSNAGDINADGFDDLIIGADRADPNGQYDAGSSYVVFGSSSGFASSLNLSSLDGSNGFVINGIDTGDFSGSSVSSAGDFNGDGIDDLIIKATGLSFRLYDGQTYVVFGSRSDFGASLDLASLDGSNGFVINGIRSNLLGFSVSSAGDINGDGFDDLIIGASAANPNGQLYAGSSYIVFGSSSGFSASFNLSSLDGSNGLVINGINVGDLLGTSVSSAGDINGDGIDDLIIGAPGADRNGQLGAGSSYVVFGFATAATTNEDTAVNILASNILRGYTDIDGDTLTISDFTNPSNGTLTFNDNSTPDNASDDFFIYTPNANYNGTDSFTFTVSDGNGGSVTGTFNLNVKPVNDAPTLVQAIADQTATLNTAFNFTIGANTFSDVDAGDILTYSATNENGDALPSWLSFDAATGTFTGTPNSDNVGIFNIKVIASDIAGATAEDIFALTVSGTNIINGTNANDTLTGGAGNDILDGGAGSDRLLGGTGNDTYIVDTIRDIVIENAGAGEDTVQSAVNYTLTANVEYLILTGTANTTGTGNDLDNIITGNIGNNLLKGLGGNDTLLGNAGDDTLIGGAGNDILTGGEGSDRFLFGSGVAFTHSNFGVDTLTDFAKGTDKIALSKTSFNALSSSVSSNLNLGEFTIINTEIVNEASVAGASSGKIVYNYATGNLLYNPNGTTTGLDNGGLFATLTGIPNLDTNDFVIQG; encoded by the coding sequence ATGGTAAATGCAGTTTTGAATCTATCTGAGTTGGATGGCAGCAATGGCTTTGTGATTAACGGCATTAATGCGGGTGACAACTCAGGCACCTCTGTCAGCAGTGCAGGAGACATCAACGGCGATGGCATTGATGACCTAATTATCGGGGCAGACCGTGCCGACCCCAACGGACAGTATGATGCAGGGTCAAGCTACGTGGTGTTTGGCAGCAGTAGTGGCTTTGCAGCCAGCTTCAACCTCTCGTCCCTAAATGGCAGCAACGGCTTTGTAATTAACGGCATTGATTTCTTTGACTACTTAGGCTTTTCTGTCAGCAGTGCTCTTGACATCAACGGCGATGGCTTCGATGACGTGATTATCGGGGCACCAGGTGCTAACCCCAGGGGTGGGTTTAATGGAGGGTCAAGCTACATCGTGTTTGGCAGCAGCAGTGGCTTTGCTTCGTCCCTCAACCTCTCTGACCTCAATGGCAGCAATGGCTTCGTCATTAACGGCATTGATGATAACAGTCCCTTCTTAGGCATCTCCGTCAGCAGTGCGGGTGACATCAACGGTGACGGCATCGACGACCTGATTATCGGGGCAGACCGTGCCGACCCCAACGGACAGCAAAGAGCAGGGTCAAGCTATGTGGTGTTTGGCAGCAGTAGTGGCTTTGCAGCCAGTCTCGACCTCTCGTCCCTGAATGGCAGCAACGGCTTTGTGATTAACGGCATTGATGCGGGTGACTACTTAGGCTCCTCCGTCAGCAGTGCGGGAGATATTAACGGCGATGGCTTCGATGACCTGATTATCGGGGTAAGAGGTGCCGACCCCAACGGACAGCAAAGAGCAGGGTCAAGCTATGTGGTGTTTGGCAGCAGTAATGGCTTTGCAGCCAGTCTTGACCTCTCTTCTTTGGATGGCAGCAACGGCTTTGTGATTAACGGCATTAATACGGGTGACTACTTAGGCTCCGTCAGCAGTGCTCTTGACTTCAACGGCGACGGCATCGATGACCTGATTATCGGGGCATCCGGTACCGACCCCAACCGTCAGCAGAGAGCAGGGTCAAGCTATGTGGTGTTTGGCAGCAGTAATGGCTTTGGAGCCAGTCTCGACCTCTCTTCTTTGGATGGCAGCAACGGCTTTGTGATTAACGGCATTGATGCGGATGACTTCTCTGGCTCCTCCGTCAGCAGTGCGGGAGATATTAACGGCGATGGCTTCGATGACCTGATTATCGGGGCAAGAGGTGCCGACCCCAACGGACAAGACAGGGCAGGCGAGAGCTATGTGGTGTTTGGCTTTGCAGCTCCTACGCCTACTAATCGACCTCCAGTTGTGGTTAATGATACGGCTACTACGAACGAAGCCACCTCTGTTAATATTTCGGTTTTAGCTAATGACAGCGACCCAGACAGTAACGCCTTAACGGTGACTAGTGTCAACAGTAGGGCAGTCACTGTTGGTACTCCCATTACCCTGAGTTCTGGTGCTTTAGTTACTCTCAATGCTGATGGTACGCTCACTTACGATCCTAACGTTAAATTTGAAACTTTGGCTGTTGATGAAACGGCCACTGACAGCTTTACCTACACTGTCAGCGATGGCAGCTTTACTAGTATAGCTACCGTCAACCTAACCATCAACGGAGTCAATGACGCACCCAGCGTTGTTTCAGCAGTTTTCAACCTTTCTACCCTCAACGGCAGCAACGGTTTCGTAATTAAAGATATTGATGCGGTTAAGTTAGACTTACCCTTGAGCAGTGCGGGGGATATCAACGGCGACGGCTTTGACGACCTGATTATTGGAGTACCGAAGGGTTACATATTCGAGGGGCCCTATAATTATAGTTTTATTGCTGCAAAGAGCTACGTGCTCTTTGGCAGTAGCAGTGGCTTTAGTTCGTCTTTCAATCTTTCCACCCTCAATGGCAGCAATGGCTTTGTGATTAATGGCATTGATGCTTATAACTCATCATACATCTCCGTCAGCGGTGCTCTTGACATCAACGGCGACGGTTTCGACGACCTGATTATCGGGGTAAGAGATGCCGACCCCAACGGACAAGACAGTGCAGGGTCGAGCTACGTGGTGTTTGGCAACGGCAGTAGCTTTGATGCCAGTCTTGACCTCTCCTCCCTCGATGGCAGCAATGGCTTCGTGATTAACGGTATTGATGCGTTTGACTTCTCTGGCTCCTCCGTCAGCAGTGCGGGAGACTTCAATGGCGATGGCATCGACGACCTGATTATCGGGGCATACCGTGCCGACCCCAACGGTCAGCGGGATGCTGGGTCAAGCTACGTGGTGTTTGGCACCAGCAGTAGCTTTAGTGCCAGTCTTGACCTCTCGTCCCTCGATGGCAGCAACGGCTTTGTGATTAACGGCATTAATGTGGGTGACTTCTCTGGCTCCTCTGTCAGCAACGCGGGTGACATCAACGCCGACGGCTTCGATGACCTAATTATCGGGGCAGACCGTGCCGACCCCAACGGACAGTATGATGCAGGGTCAAGCTACGTGGTGTTTGGCAGCAGCAGTGGCTTTGCTTCGTCCCTCAACCTCTCCTCCCTGGATGGCAGCAACGGCTTCGTGATTAACGGCATTGATACGGGTGACTTCTCTGGCTCCTCCGTCAGCAGTGCGGGAGACTTCAATGGCGACGGCATCGACGACCTAATTATCAAGGCAACAGGCCTGAGCTTTCGGTTATATGATGGACAGACCTACGTGGTGTTTGGCAGTAGAAGTGACTTTGGTGCTAGTCTCGACCTTGCATCCCTGGATGGCAGCAATGGCTTCGTGATTAATGGCATTCGGAGTAACCTATTAGGCTTCTCCGTCAGCAGTGCAGGGGATATCAACGGCGACGGCTTTGACGACCTGATTATTGGGGCATCTGCTGCCAACCCCAACGGGCAGCTTTATGCAGGGTCGAGCTACATCGTGTTTGGTAGTAGCAGTGGCTTTAGTGCTAGCTTCAACCTCTCCTCCCTAGATGGCAGCAACGGCCTTGTGATTAACGGCATTAATGTGGGTGACTTATTAGGCACCTCCGTCAGCAGTGCGGGGGATATCAACGGCGACGGCATTGACGACCTGATTATTGGGGCACCAGGTGCCGACCGCAACGGTCAGCTTGGTGCAGGGTCAAGCTACGTGGTGTTTGGCTTTGCAACTGCTGCTACTACCAACGAAGATACTGCCGTTAACATCCTTGCCAGCAATATCCTGCGTGGATATACAGATATTGATGGCGACACTTTAACCATCAGTGACTTCACTAACCCCAGCAATGGCACACTCACCTTCAACGACAACAGCACTCCAGACAACGCCAGCGACGACTTTTTTATCTACACCCCCAATGCCAACTACAACGGCACTGACAGTTTCACTTTCACTGTCAGTGATGGCAATGGTGGCAGCGTTACTGGTACTTTTAACCTCAATGTTAAGCCTGTTAATGATGCACCGACTTTAGTTCAGGCCATTGCCGATCAAACAGCCACACTTAACACCGCCTTTAACTTTACTATTGGGGCGAATACCTTTTCTGATGTTGATGCAGGCGACATTCTCACCTACTCTGCAACAAATGAAAACGGTGATGCATTACCAAGTTGGCTCAGCTTCGATGCTGCCACTGGTACCTTCACTGGCACACCAAACAGTGATAATGTGGGCATCTTCAATATCAAAGTTATAGCCAGTGATATTGCAGGAGCAACCGCTGAAGACATTTTTGCTCTCACAGTCAGTGGCACTAACATAATCAACGGCACTAACGCTAATGATACTCTCACTGGTGGTGCTGGCAATGATATCCTTGATGGGGGTGCAGGTAGCGATCGCTTACTCGGCGGCACAGGCAACGATACTTACATTGTCGATACTATCCGCGATATCGTCATTGAAAATGCTGGTGCTGGTGAAGATACTGTGCAGTCTGCTGTTAATTACACACTCACTGCTAATGTGGAATATTTAATCCTCACCGGAACAGCCAACACCACTGGAACCGGCAATGATTTAGACAACATTATTACTGGTAATATCGGTAACAATCTCCTCAAAGGGCTTGGTGGTAATGATACACTGTTGGGCAACGCTGGTGATGACACCTTAATTGGTGGCGCTGGCAATGATATTCTGACTGGAGGAGAGGGAAGCGATCGCTTTTTATTCGGCAGTGGTGTCGCTTTTACTCACAGCAATTTCGGTGTAGATACCCTTACAGATTTTGCCAAAGGAACAGACAAAATTGCTTTAAGTAAGACTTCTTTCAATGCTCTGAGCAGTTCTGTTAGTAGTAATTTAAATCTTGGAGAATTTACCATCATCAATACAGAGATTGTCAATGAAGCAAGCGTAGCTGGTGCTAGCAGTGGCAAGATTGTTTATAACTATGCTACAGGCAATTTGCTATACAACCCGAATGGTACAACTACTGGTTTGGATAATGGGGGATTATTTGCTACCCTGACTGGAATACCAAATCTGGATACTAATGATTTCGTAATTCAAGGCTAA
- a CDS encoding DUF4915 domain-containing protein has protein sequence MIFSQSDVADGWGDKHPNGGCIIDVESNEIVLTGLPIPYSARWYKGKLWLFNSGTGEFGFADLEREVFEAVAFCLGYLRGFCFHSDTILDERI, from the coding sequence ATCATATTTAGTCAGTCAGATGTGGCAGACGGATGGGGAGACAAGCACCCTAATGGTGGTTGCATTATTGATGTGGAAAGTAATGAGATAGTCCTGACGGGACTGCCCATACCCTATTCGGCTCGGTGGTATAAAGGCAAACTGTGGTTATTTAATTCTGGCACAGGAGAGTTTGGCTTTGCCGATTTAGAACGGGAGGTGTTTGAAGCGGTGGCATTTTGTTTGGGATATCTGCGCGGCTTTTGTTTTCACAGTGATACCATTTTGGATGAGCGAATTTGA